A region of Shewanella psychromarinicola DNA encodes the following proteins:
- the nhaR gene encoding transcriptional activator NhaR, with product MSELINYKHLRYFWAVAHEGSIAKASKSLHITPHTISGQLSLLEARMGCALFEKQGRNLVLTEPGRTALKYADDIFKLGHELSSVMRSSASCNQTDFMVGVASSLPKTIVCKIIEPAFLIPDGINLISTEGPVSGLLADLSMHKLDMVISDAPTNTTQGTSVFNHYLGESGLTFFGVPELKKRLAPSFPKSLHHAPILLPTEQFGIRQLFDQWIHSQKIFPDVVGQFDDSALIKSFGQRGLGVFFMPTAIADEVCQNFGVQVIGQTNEVKHRFYAISAERKISHPAVLAICKTARTSIFSD from the coding sequence TTGTCCGAGCTAATTAACTATAAGCATTTGCGTTACTTCTGGGCTGTTGCACATGAAGGAAGCATAGCCAAGGCAAGTAAAAGCTTACATATCACACCCCATACTATTAGCGGACAACTCTCTTTATTAGAGGCTCGCATGGGCTGCGCATTGTTTGAAAAACAAGGGCGAAACTTGGTTTTAACGGAACCCGGTAGAACAGCGCTGAAATACGCTGATGACATTTTCAAATTAGGTCATGAACTCAGTAGTGTAATGCGAAGTTCTGCTTCATGTAACCAGACTGATTTTATGGTCGGTGTGGCAAGCTCTTTACCTAAAACGATTGTATGTAAAATTATTGAGCCCGCATTTCTCATACCTGATGGCATCAACCTGATAAGTACAGAGGGCCCGGTTTCAGGACTATTGGCTGATCTATCCATGCACAAATTGGACATGGTTATCAGTGATGCGCCGACTAACACAACCCAGGGAACCAGCGTTTTTAATCATTACCTTGGTGAGTCTGGATTAACCTTTTTTGGGGTTCCTGAACTCAAAAAACGATTAGCACCGAGCTTTCCAAAATCGCTTCATCATGCTCCAATTTTATTGCCTACAGAACAATTTGGAATACGGCAGTTATTTGATCAGTGGATTCATAGCCAAAAAATATTTCCTGATGTCGTGGGCCAATTTGATGACAGTGCCTTAATAAAGTCATTTGGACAACGAGGTCTAGGGGTCTTTTTTATGCCTACAGCGATAGCAGATGAAGTATGTCAGAACTTTGGTGTTCAAGTTATAGGGCAAACTAATGAGGTGAAACATAGGTTTTATGCGATTTCGGCTGAACGTAAAATCAGTCACCCTGCGGTTTTGGCCATTTGTAAGACGGCAAGGACCTCTATATTCTCTGATTGA
- a CDS encoding Na+/H+ antiporter subunit E gives MKRLNEGNEAPRAQCTFSFRSVISWAFLIRVVFFSIFWALLVRWQQSSLGVGIVFITIASLLSLYLAQQKQQKNQWLRSPLNLLSFLQYFIVQSLLGGWTIAKLALTAKPNLAPGFITYYTNLANESQVLTFMQVLSLLPGTVSAKQNGRVITIHVMNMNEFDHAEIDDCQMRISKLLGTPVQPFIEEKK, from the coding sequence ATGAAACGTCTTAATGAGGGAAATGAAGCGCCGCGTGCACAGTGCACCTTTAGTTTTCGCTCGGTGATCAGCTGGGCGTTCTTGATCCGAGTCGTCTTTTTCAGCATTTTTTGGGCATTACTGGTGCGTTGGCAACAAAGTTCGCTGGGGGTAGGCATTGTTTTTATTACCATTGCGAGCCTGCTCAGCCTCTATTTGGCACAACAAAAACAGCAAAAAAATCAGTGGCTAAGAAGCCCTCTCAATCTATTATCCTTTCTACAATACTTCATTGTACAGTCCTTACTTGGCGGGTGGACTATCGCAAAGCTGGCACTTACCGCTAAGCCTAACCTTGCACCTGGTTTTATAACGTATTACACCAATTTGGCAAACGAGTCCCAAGTTTTGACCTTTATGCAAGTCTTAAGTTTGTTGCCTGGTACGGTAAGCGCCAAGCAGAATGGTCGAGTGATCACCATTCATGTGATGAATATGAACGAATTTGATCATGCCGAAATCGACGATTGCCAAATGCGCATAAGCAAGCTTTTAGGGACTCCCGTTCAACCATTCATTGAGGAGAAAAAATGA
- a CDS encoding monovalent cation/H+ antiporter complex subunit F, whose translation MMTTFLLIVALALAMLLLLSLLRLLRAPSYADCLLTTQLVGTIGVAVLALMSVIQRQPYLLDVALVLALLTSITIVTFTQLRGTPQ comes from the coding sequence ATGATGACGACTTTTTTATTAATAGTCGCCCTCGCGTTGGCTATGTTACTGCTATTGAGTCTGCTGCGTCTATTGCGCGCGCCAAGTTACGCCGATTGCCTTTTGACAACACAGTTGGTGGGAACTATCGGTGTGGCTGTACTCGCGCTAATGTCGGTTATCCAACGTCAGCCTTACCTGCTCGATGTCGCCTTGGTACTTGCGTTGCTAACGTCAATAACGATTGTGACCTTTACACAACTTCGAGGGACACCTCAATGA
- a CDS encoding cation:proton antiporter, giving the protein MNIADSFSLLFCLVGLFFFFAGTVGLIRFPDVLSRLHAITKADNLGLGLIAIGLLPQLSSPTDALKLVLIWGLVIFSSAACSYLIASQVIEEQSPPHSVEDKS; this is encoded by the coding sequence ATGAATATAGCTGACAGCTTCAGTTTGCTATTTTGCCTAGTAGGTCTTTTCTTCTTCTTTGCTGGCACGGTCGGCTTAATCCGGTTCCCGGACGTCTTAAGTCGCCTACATGCCATAACAAAAGCCGACAATCTGGGTCTTGGGTTAATCGCAATTGGGCTATTACCACAGTTATCTTCGCCTACTGATGCATTGAAATTAGTACTCATTTGGGGATTAGTCATTTTTTCAAGCGCAGCCTGTAGCTATTTGATCGCATCTCAAGTGATTGAGGAGCAATCGCCGCCGCATTCAGTTGAGGATAAATCATGA
- a CDS encoding hydrogenase subunit MbhD domain-containing protein: MSLMTIFDALLILSILTLGWMSIFSISLFRCIVFFVCLGLLATIAWGQLGAFDVAIAEAAIGAGITGALLLAAWNRIRPRHSKEVDRNPASAKINPSDTKEHV, from the coding sequence ATGAGCCTTATGACAATTTTCGATGCACTGTTAATACTAAGCATCCTCACGCTTGGCTGGATGAGTATCTTTTCGATATCTCTGTTTCGCTGTATCGTATTTTTTGTTTGTTTGGGGCTTTTAGCCACCATTGCTTGGGGACAGCTCGGGGCATTCGACGTGGCTATTGCCGAAGCCGCTATTGGTGCAGGAATTACCGGCGCTCTGCTGCTGGCGGCATGGAACCGTATTCGGCCTCGCCATTCAAAGGAAGTCGATCGAAATCCTGCCTCGGCGAAGATCAACCCATCGGATACTAAAGAACATGTTTAA
- a CDS encoding MnhB domain-containing protein, whose amino-acid sequence MFNKIDIEYAGAAVDQNASNLIASLLVAGLLFVLILIVLNYDAHYAGLEPLVTQSIDLSGVTNPVTAVLLNFRAYDTLLEIAVLLVVVIAVLPINDRHASFFKRTVETKNNLVLSALQRWIAPAMVLFAGYLLWAGASQPGGAFQAGALLTGASVLLFQSNTYHVNYTSIMARILLTIGLAVFVIIGTGLIWFEGGLLAYPLAFSGMLILLIEACATVSIALALASLYSSLIDTAYSTVSNITHRPAK is encoded by the coding sequence ATGTTTAATAAAATAGATATTGAATATGCAGGAGCCGCAGTCGATCAAAATGCATCAAACTTGATTGCCTCACTATTGGTCGCCGGGCTTTTATTTGTACTGATTCTAATAGTACTTAACTATGACGCCCATTACGCGGGGTTAGAACCCTTAGTGACGCAGAGTATCGACCTCAGTGGTGTGACGAATCCAGTTACCGCAGTGTTACTCAATTTTCGCGCTTACGACACCTTGCTTGAAATCGCAGTGCTGCTGGTTGTAGTCATTGCTGTTCTGCCTATTAACGATCGTCATGCATCGTTCTTTAAACGCACCGTGGAAACAAAAAACAACCTTGTTCTATCGGCACTGCAGCGCTGGATTGCGCCTGCAATGGTGCTCTTTGCTGGTTATCTACTTTGGGCTGGTGCTTCTCAGCCTGGTGGCGCATTTCAGGCTGGCGCTTTGTTAACAGGCGCTAGCGTGCTGCTTTTCCAAAGTAACACTTATCACGTCAACTACACGTCTATCATGGCACGCATTTTGTTGACCATTGGTTTGGCCGTCTTTGTCATCATAGGCACAGGGCTAATTTGGTTTGAAGGCGGATTGCTTGCTTATCCATTAGCATTTTCAGGCATGCTTATACTCCTTATAGAGGCATGCGCTACCGTGTCGATAGCGCTTGCGCTAGCGTCGCTCTATAGCAGCCTTATTGATACTGCATATTCCACTGTCAGTAACATTACACATAGGCCTGCAAAATGA
- a CDS encoding NADH-quinone oxidoreductase subunit K — protein sequence MTSTLLYSLAGLGLFAIGLFGVVVASHVMRKILALNVMGVGIFMFLIALAKHSQNVFDPVPHAMVLTGIVIAVAGTALALNLMVRIHNMDEPSQEKPKL from the coding sequence ATGACTTCCACATTACTTTACAGCCTTGCTGGTTTAGGTTTATTTGCTATTGGTCTTTTTGGCGTTGTCGTTGCTAGCCATGTGATGCGAAAAATACTGGCGTTAAATGTAATGGGCGTGGGTATCTTTATGTTCTTAATTGCATTGGCCAAGCACAGTCAAAATGTGTTCGACCCAGTGCCTCACGCCATGGTATTGACAGGCATTGTCATCGCCGTAGCAGGAACCGCACTGGCGCTTAACCTGATGGTTAGAATTCATAATATGGATGAGCCTAGCCAAGAGAAACCCAAGTTATGA
- a CDS encoding complex I subunit 5 family protein, whose protein sequence is MYFAILQFLVVILMTILFLNEQTYQSDRYVIGGWGAPLGIDLVVDGFSILMIALTGLLTLLITIYSASYFSENYPSAEKGVRFWPLWWLLISGLNALFVSGDAFNIYVCLEIIGLSAAALVALQGTRAALIAALRYLLVGLLGSLFYLLAIVILYRSHGTLDLMQIAASTDNGLPDKVAMILITIGLLLKIALFPLHFWLPQAHANAPTPVSAILSALVVKASLYILIKFWFDVLGETTTFGASQVLGALGGAAIIYGSWSAFRATQLKVLIAYSTVAQLGYIFLLFPLSEYSIGVNSFSGSASQAAIYFIVAHACAKAAMFLSAGNLILSQGNGEIAQLKGIAMREPLNVLVFAIAGISLIGLPPSAGFIAKWLLLTTSIESGQWWWVIVVIAGGLLGAMYLFKILSVAFSGNTVDAEPAYQQPKEKVSGVMTTVALILALITLALGFNSEFILNISNTTSEVIGI, encoded by the coding sequence GTGTATTTTGCCATTTTGCAGTTTTTGGTGGTTATTTTAATGACCATTCTGTTTTTAAATGAGCAGACTTATCAGAGCGACCGCTATGTGATTGGTGGGTGGGGAGCACCTCTTGGCATTGACCTAGTCGTCGATGGCTTTTCAATCCTGATGATCGCGCTTACTGGATTGCTTACGCTCTTAATAACGATCTATAGCGCATCATATTTTTCAGAAAATTATCCTTCAGCTGAAAAAGGCGTGCGTTTTTGGCCTCTATGGTGGCTATTAATCTCAGGGCTCAATGCGCTATTTGTGTCAGGAGATGCTTTTAATATTTATGTCTGCCTAGAAATTATTGGACTTTCTGCCGCTGCGTTGGTCGCTCTGCAAGGCACTAGAGCGGCTTTAATAGCCGCGTTACGATATTTGTTAGTCGGCCTATTAGGTTCACTGTTCTATCTGTTGGCCATTGTAATACTCTATCGTAGTCATGGAACGCTAGATCTCATGCAAATCGCAGCCAGTACGGATAATGGACTGCCTGATAAAGTCGCGATGATACTTATCACTATTGGACTGCTGCTCAAGATAGCCTTATTTCCGCTGCACTTTTGGTTACCCCAAGCACACGCAAACGCCCCAACACCAGTGAGCGCAATACTTTCTGCGCTAGTAGTTAAAGCTTCACTTTATATATTGATAAAATTTTGGTTTGACGTATTAGGTGAAACGACGACTTTTGGCGCTTCCCAGGTGTTGGGGGCATTGGGTGGTGCTGCGATTATTTATGGGTCATGGAGCGCATTTCGTGCCACACAGTTAAAGGTTCTTATTGCCTATTCTACCGTCGCCCAACTTGGCTACATTTTTTTATTGTTTCCGTTAAGTGAGTATTCCATTGGTGTTAACTCGTTTTCCGGTTCAGCATCACAGGCAGCCATTTATTTCATCGTCGCACATGCGTGCGCAAAGGCGGCGATGTTTTTATCGGCAGGTAATTTGATCCTATCACAAGGTAACGGCGAGATTGCTCAACTCAAGGGTATCGCGATGCGCGAACCGCTTAATGTTTTAGTGTTTGCGATCGCGGGGATCAGTCTAATTGGCTTACCACCAAGTGCGGGCTTTATCGCCAAATGGTTACTACTGACAACATCTATCGAGAGTGGTCAGTGGTGGTGGGTGATCGTAGTGATTGCAGGTGGTCTCTTAGGGGCTATGTATTTGTTCAAAATATTAAGTGTGGCGTTTTCTGGCAACACAGTTGATGCAGAACCCGCCTACCAGCAACCGAAAGAAAAAGTCTCCGGCGTCATGACCACGGTCGCACTGATACTTGCATTGATTACCTTAGCGTTAGGTTTCAACTCAGAGTTTATTCTTAATATCAGCAATACAACAAGCGAGGTCATTGGCATATGA
- a CDS encoding complex I subunit 5 family protein, with the protein MNLSALLPALIVICPILVGVAVMATPEHKTTLRRSLNIGGALITLSLIAMLLSGVSNGLDFETRLPLLPNIDFVLHGDSLSLLFVSLSGFLWLFTTIYAIGYFKNTLNRSRFFAFFSLCVGATIGLALAGNLVTFLIFYELLTLVTYPLIAHKGNPASIKAARIYLVYTMIGGALLLTGVVWLKVIAGPLDFTSAGVLEGVPGLDRTHLQIIFVLLITGLGVKAALFPLHGWLPISMAAPAPVSALLHAVAVVKAGAFGIVRVVYDIYGVEFTRDLGLTILLAAIAGFTIIYGSIRALSQDDLKRRLAYSTVSQVSYIALGTAIAGPIATIGGLIHLVHQGLMKITLFFCAGNLAETIGVHKISQMNGAGKRMPLTMAAFTIASFGMIGVPPIAGFVSKWYLGVGALEAEAYWVLGVLAISSLLNAAYFLPIIHAVWFKEQDQPWPKNSPTLRLEAHWMLLLPPLVTAFCAFAVGLFASSSFSPLAWSSLIAAREYQSILPDISGIVPKYSTGHLWILILPSLLLTAMAFKKLRDRVILLTPLAPLPALAAALFIVNEDIVEHSFLLLTAAIWFIAALYAQAYMAMDKKRNRFYLFFLLTMVGNFGVVLSQEISSFITFFALMSFSAYPLILHSESDEAKSAATTYIRWVIFGEIVLFLALVGRTYYDQFGGDPLPIVWVSALLIIGFGVKAGLATLHVWLPKAHPVAPIPASALLSAVMVKVGLLGWIRFLPLGDEAINVLAQPMMALGFAAAFLAAIYGALQDNPKTVLAYSTISQLGIIVASIGFALAFPDSWELLLPAVVLFAMHHGFAKATLFFSVGLSSALKPTSKLAPYLWLLIFIPALSLIGVPFSSGALAKVSLKDATSSWPLFSTLLIISAIGTSLLMVRFIELMRKQATLSTPRATPCWGLILPTALSAFMCVGYFYTRSFFEFNSYHAIVSTLSWSALWPVFAGVLVMLATAKLRAKIPTPPAGDLLVIYREVARLLDKSIRITVALSNIIARYLSILGDHSKVWALSMPTRLSKQLSIETPGMVMVVILAALLYSFLT; encoded by the coding sequence ATGAACCTAAGCGCACTATTACCCGCATTGATTGTAATTTGTCCAATTTTGGTGGGCGTTGCTGTAATGGCGACGCCGGAGCACAAAACTACTTTGCGTAGAAGCCTAAATATTGGCGGCGCACTGATCACACTCAGTCTGATAGCCATGCTGTTGTCGGGTGTATCCAATGGCTTAGATTTTGAAACGCGTCTGCCACTATTACCCAATATTGATTTTGTACTCCATGGCGACTCTCTGTCACTTCTCTTTGTCAGTTTGTCTGGATTCTTATGGTTATTTACCACTATCTACGCCATCGGCTATTTTAAAAACACACTTAATCGAAGCCGCTTTTTTGCCTTCTTTAGCTTATGTGTAGGCGCGACAATTGGATTAGCGCTTGCTGGCAATTTAGTGACGTTTTTGATCTTTTACGAACTACTCACACTCGTTACCTATCCGTTGATTGCTCATAAAGGGAACCCGGCATCAATCAAAGCCGCACGGATCTATCTTGTTTATACCATGATTGGCGGCGCATTGCTTTTAACCGGCGTAGTATGGCTAAAAGTGATAGCAGGCCCTCTCGACTTCACGTCAGCCGGGGTGCTGGAGGGAGTACCAGGCCTAGATAGGACACATTTACAGATAATTTTTGTACTACTTATTACGGGTTTAGGCGTTAAAGCGGCGCTGTTTCCATTGCATGGCTGGTTGCCTATCTCGATGGCCGCCCCTGCACCGGTCAGTGCCTTGTTGCATGCCGTTGCGGTCGTCAAAGCCGGCGCATTTGGTATTGTGCGAGTCGTTTACGATATTTACGGTGTTGAATTTACCAGAGACTTGGGGCTGACCATTTTACTGGCAGCTATCGCCGGGTTTACCATTATCTACGGCTCTATTCGTGCCTTGAGTCAAGATGATCTAAAAAGACGACTAGCCTACTCAACGGTAAGTCAGGTGTCGTATATCGCACTCGGAACGGCGATTGCGGGGCCAATTGCGACTATTGGTGGCCTTATTCATCTGGTTCATCAAGGGTTAATGAAAATCACGCTGTTTTTCTGTGCGGGTAATCTCGCCGAAACGATTGGCGTTCACAAGATTAGCCAAATGAACGGCGCAGGCAAGCGCATGCCGCTTACCATGGCGGCGTTTACCATCGCTTCGTTTGGTATGATCGGCGTACCTCCGATCGCAGGCTTTGTTTCAAAATGGTATTTAGGTGTCGGCGCACTGGAGGCAGAGGCCTATTGGGTTCTCGGTGTTCTGGCCATAAGCAGTCTGTTGAACGCCGCTTATTTCTTGCCAATAATTCACGCTGTTTGGTTCAAAGAGCAAGATCAGCCGTGGCCCAAAAATTCACCAACATTAAGGTTAGAAGCCCATTGGATGCTGCTTTTACCCCCTTTGGTTACCGCTTTTTGTGCATTCGCTGTGGGGCTATTTGCGTCTTCGTCTTTCAGTCCACTCGCGTGGTCGTCGTTAATCGCGGCGCGGGAATACCAATCAATCCTCCCAGACATTTCTGGCATAGTGCCTAAGTACAGCACCGGCCATCTTTGGATTTTGATTTTACCCAGTCTCTTGCTAACAGCCATGGCGTTTAAGAAATTACGAGATAGGGTGATCCTATTGACGCCTCTTGCACCACTGCCTGCATTGGCCGCGGCGCTATTTATCGTTAATGAAGATATAGTTGAACACTCTTTTCTACTATTGACCGCTGCGATTTGGTTTATTGCAGCTCTCTATGCCCAAGCTTATATGGCTATGGATAAGAAACGAAACCGATTTTACCTGTTCTTTCTACTGACGATGGTGGGCAACTTCGGCGTGGTGTTATCTCAGGAAATATCATCATTTATTACCTTTTTCGCTCTGATGAGTTTCTCTGCCTACCCACTGATCCTCCATTCAGAAAGTGACGAGGCAAAATCGGCGGCGACTACCTATATAAGATGGGTAATATTTGGAGAAATAGTCTTATTTCTCGCATTAGTTGGCAGGACTTATTACGATCAATTCGGGGGCGACCCGCTACCTATCGTGTGGGTATCCGCATTGTTGATTATCGGTTTTGGCGTTAAAGCTGGCCTTGCAACCTTGCATGTATGGCTACCCAAAGCTCACCCCGTTGCCCCCATCCCAGCCAGTGCATTGCTCAGTGCAGTTATGGTGAAAGTAGGTTTGTTAGGTTGGATACGTTTTCTCCCGTTGGGTGATGAAGCTATAAATGTGCTGGCACAACCTATGATGGCACTTGGTTTTGCTGCGGCATTCTTGGCGGCTATTTATGGTGCACTCCAAGACAACCCCAAAACCGTATTAGCGTATTCAACCATTAGTCAGCTCGGCATTATTGTTGCCAGTATTGGCTTTGCCTTAGCATTCCCTGACAGCTGGGAGCTATTGTTGCCCGCCGTAGTGCTGTTCGCTATGCATCATGGGTTTGCCAAGGCGACCTTGTTTTTTAGCGTTGGACTGAGTTCAGCGCTAAAACCAACCAGTAAACTTGCCCCCTACTTATGGCTGCTGATATTCATTCCCGCCCTATCATTAATCGGCGTACCCTTTAGCAGTGGAGCATTGGCAAAGGTATCGCTTAAAGATGCAACGTCAAGCTGGCCATTGTTCTCGACGCTTCTGATCATTTCAGCCATTGGTACTTCATTGCTAATGGTGCGATTTATCGAACTAATGAGAAAACAGGCCACCTTAAGTACACCCCGCGCGACACCATGTTGGGGGCTTATCTTGCCAACTGCGCTTTCAGCCTTTATGTGTGTAGGCTACTTTTATACAAGATCATTTTTTGAATTTAACAGTTACCACGCGATTGTATCAACACTAAGTTGGTCTGCGCTTTGGCCTGTTTTTGCTGGGGTATTGGTTATGTTAGCCACTGCAAAACTGCGCGCCAAGATACCCACTCCACCCGCGGGTGATTTATTAGTCATCTATCGAGAAGTTGCACGGTTACTCGATAAAAGCATAAGAATAACAGTCGCTTTGAGTAACATAATTGCGCGCTATTTAAGTATTCTTGGTGACCACTCAAAAGTATGGGCGCTATCCATGCCAACCCGTTTAAGTAAGCAATTATCGATCGAGACTCCTGGCATGGTCATGGTCGTCATTTTAGCCGCGCTACTTTATTCATTTCTAACCTAA
- a CDS encoding universal stress protein → MKRFKHIIVKVNAPTNLEMDIAVLRGVELARKIGARITLFDVVEPHESILSSYADIVSPSELTELIIAQRLDQLNELAEKLHRNGLDISARVTSGKNFIEIVKFVILNQGDLLIKAANKSEKSFDSNDFHIMRKCPKPVWLIKEEKNDKLKKVLAAVDLSMEQHAEGRAQNRMIIDIATSLSRYKNAELTILSCWSLYGEEALRRGAFTRVPQAKIETLLNNEEREYQESLNILVNEYAEFKFDQQLIKGKPKSIIPEFVNSHEIDVVVMGTIGRSGIPGFLIGNTSESVLQAINSSVITLKPENWVSPIY, encoded by the coding sequence ATGAAACGTTTTAAGCATATAATCGTAAAAGTCAATGCGCCAACCAATCTTGAAATGGATATCGCAGTATTACGAGGCGTTGAATTGGCAAGAAAAATCGGTGCAAGAATAACCTTATTTGACGTAGTCGAACCGCATGAATCTATCCTAAGTAGTTATGCCGATATTGTCAGTCCATCGGAACTTACCGAACTGATTATAGCGCAGCGGCTTGACCAACTTAATGAGCTAGCAGAAAAATTACACCGCAATGGTTTAGACATTTCAGCACGGGTTACTAGTGGTAAAAACTTTATCGAAATCGTTAAATTCGTCATTTTGAACCAAGGTGATTTACTGATCAAAGCGGCGAATAAAAGCGAAAAGAGTTTTGATAGCAATGACTTTCATATCATGCGCAAATGCCCTAAACCCGTTTGGCTTATTAAGGAAGAAAAAAACGATAAACTTAAAAAAGTATTAGCGGCAGTGGACCTTTCAATGGAGCAACATGCAGAAGGCCGCGCGCAAAATCGAATGATAATCGACATAGCCACTTCGTTGAGTCGATATAAAAATGCCGAGCTAACAATCTTATCGTGCTGGTCATTATACGGAGAAGAGGCTCTCAGACGCGGCGCATTCACTAGAGTCCCACAGGCAAAAATTGAAACATTATTAAACAATGAAGAGCGCGAATATCAAGAGAGCCTCAATATATTGGTTAACGAATATGCGGAGTTCAAGTTTGATCAACAATTAATAAAAGGCAAACCAAAATCCATCATCCCAGAGTTTGTAAATAGTCATGAAATCGATGTTGTCGTAATGGGCACTATTGGCCGCTCTGGCATTCCTGGCTTTTTAATCGGCAATACATCTGAATCGGTACTTCAGGCAATTAATTCGTCTGTGATCACCTTAAAGCCAGAAAATTGGGTGTCGCCGATTTATTAA
- a CDS encoding universal stress protein, with amino-acid sequence MVTLHKLLVVSPASSIQPSVIAQSIKIAKNHQSHVTFFSVAEEIPKDQLALITLLPPQEIMDNLLKEQHAILKNNVEQFHHNYLTVDAQNAIGVPFIEVTKKVQQENYDLVILAAKTSEHPRKRFFGSTTIHLMRKCPCPVLTIGTKEDKPFKRIVAAIDVYAPSEEGLALNHKILTWAADLAVSENAELHVIHAWQLPSKDYLKCWGHNSKVDRLEMIMKEQQDRQKRFDNIIESNFAANNLPIAKLIEGIAQEEIPKYIEDHDIDLVIMGTVCRTGIAGLFIGNTAESILSEVSCSVLTLKPQGFMTPVK; translated from the coding sequence ATGGTTACTCTACATAAGTTATTGGTCGTTTCCCCTGCAAGCTCAATCCAACCTTCGGTTATTGCGCAATCAATTAAAATAGCAAAAAATCATCAATCACACGTCACTTTCTTTAGCGTTGCGGAAGAAATCCCTAAAGATCAGCTTGCGCTAATAACCCTCTTGCCACCACAGGAGATCATGGACAATCTACTCAAAGAGCAACATGCCATTTTAAAAAACAATGTCGAGCAATTTCATCATAACTATCTTACTGTTGATGCACAAAACGCAATCGGTGTACCCTTTATTGAAGTGACTAAAAAAGTACAGCAAGAAAATTATGATCTGGTTATTTTAGCAGCAAAGACCAGTGAGCATCCCCGTAAAAGGTTTTTTGGTAGTACCACTATTCATCTCATGAGAAAATGCCCTTGTCCTGTATTAACGATTGGTACAAAAGAAGATAAACCCTTTAAGCGCATAGTTGCGGCTATTGATGTATATGCCCCAAGCGAAGAAGGCCTAGCGCTTAACCATAAAATTTTAACATGGGCCGCCGACTTAGCGGTGTCAGAAAATGCAGAATTACATGTTATTCATGCTTGGCAATTACCTAGTAAAGACTATTTAAAATGTTGGGGCCATAACTCTAAAGTTGATCGACTCGAAATGATCATGAAGGAGCAACAGGATAGACAAAAACGTTTTGATAACATTATTGAAAGTAACTTTGCTGCTAACAATTTGCCCATTGCAAAACTTATTGAAGGTATTGCCCAAGAAGAGATACCTAAATACATAGAAGATCACGATATTGATCTTGTTATTATGGGCACGGTATGTCGAACGGGTATTGCGGGGCTGTTTATTGGCAATACGGCTGAATCTATCCTAAGTGAAGTCTCATGTTCAGTATTAACATTAAAACCGCAGGGATTTATGACACCCGTTAAGTAA
- a CDS encoding type 2 periplasmic-binding domain-containing protein, with protein sequence MKSFGQAGLSIVSFPRLIEEYLTDKYAVNIIGRVEEIKRQYYIFSSDRR encoded by the coding sequence ATGAAGTCTTTTGGACAAGCAGGCCTCAGTATTGTTAGCTTTCCTAGACTTATTGAAGAATACCTTACTGATAAATATGCTGTTAATATTATTGGCCGCGTTGAAGAAATTAAGCGGCAATATTATATTTTCTCTTCTGATCGGCGGTAA
- the ybaK gene encoding Cys-tRNA(Pro) deacylase, with the protein MTPAIEMAKKHKIDFEVHEYHHDTNSESYGLEAAQKLAVPVEQVFKTLVVSLDNQSLVVGIVPVSSMLSMKLIAKAAGAKKAHMAEALAVERSSGYVLGGVSPLGQKKRLVTVIDTSAQQYQRIYVSAGKRGLEISLSPADLQRLLNAKFADICAQG; encoded by the coding sequence ATGACCCCAGCAATTGAGATGGCGAAAAAGCACAAGATAGACTTTGAGGTGCATGAATATCATCATGATACCAACAGCGAGTCTTATGGATTAGAAGCGGCGCAAAAATTAGCGGTGCCAGTCGAACAAGTGTTTAAGACTTTAGTGGTGAGCTTGGATAATCAATCGCTGGTGGTTGGCATCGTACCTGTGTCGTCGATGCTCAGCATGAAGTTAATCGCTAAAGCGGCAGGCGCTAAAAAAGCCCACATGGCAGAGGCGTTAGCAGTGGAACGATCAAGTGGTTATGTACTGGGTGGTGTCAGTCCATTAGGGCAGAAAAAACGCTTGGTGACTGTGATTGATACTTCTGCTCAGCAGTATCAACGTATCTACGTTAGTGCCGGGAAAAGAGGCTTAGAAATATCGCTAAGCCCCGCAGATTTACAACGATTATTGAACGCAAAGTTTGCTGACATCTGCGCCCAAGGTTAA